GCCTATGACATCGGCCGGGCCGAGGGCCTGCACTATGTCTTCGTGGGCAATGTGCCCGGATCGGATCTGGAAAACACGATCTGTCCGGGCTGCGGGCACGTCGTGATCGAACGCGCGGGCTTCACCATCCGCCGCACCCGCCTGACCGATGGATGCTGCAACTCCTGCGGCAGGGTCATCATCAAGCCGGAGCATCTGGGGCGCAATCTCTAAAGCAGCAATCGTGGCCGGGCCGATCAAAACTCGATACCCGGCCGGGCTTTTCCCCCCTGGGCGAAAACATGTTTGACCTCGACGATCTCGGACACGATATCCGCCCGGTCCACCAGCCAGCCTGGAGCGCCCCGACCGGAAAGAACCAAATGGCAATTCCGGGCCGCGCAGAGCTGGATCATCTCCATCATTTCCTCCGCCGTGAGCAGTCCGGCGCCCAACGCATAGACAGCCTCGTCCAGGACCAGCAGATCCAGTCCATCGGCCAGCCGGGTCCGGACCCAGCCAAGCAGCTCTTCCACCCTGGAGCGATGCCGCTGGTAATCAGCCGGATCGCGATAAAAACCCGCGCCGCACGCAAAAAAAGCCGCGCCCAGAAGCTGGGCCAGAATCTTTTGCTCGCCGGCCTGATCCGGGCGTTTCATGAACTGACCAAAGGCCACCCTGAATCCCCGACCCAGGGCGCGCACGGCCTGCCCCACGCAGGCGGAGGTCTTGCCCTTGCCGTTTCCGGTATAAATCAGGAGCACGCATCTGCCTCCGGTTGCCGTCCGGTCAGACGGGCCACGCAGGCCCTGACCCGCTCCAGGATTTCCTCCTCGCCCTCGACCTTGCCATCCCGCATGAGCACGCGACCATTGCAGATGGTTGTATTCACACATCCACCATCCGCGCCGTAGACCATGTCCGAGACCAGATTGAACCCCGGCACCAGGCGGACATCGTTCAGATCGACCAAAATGCAGTCGGCCAACAGGCCGGTGGCGATACGCCCGCCCTCCAGGCCGAACATGCGCGCCCCGTTGACCGTGGCCAAATCAAAGGTATCACGGGCCGGCAGCGCGGTCGGATCCATGGTCCCCAATTTGGCCAACAAGGACGCGAATTTCATCTCCTCGAACATATCCAAATTGTTATTGGAGGCACAGCCGTCCGTGCCCAGAGCCACGGTCACGCCCTGACGGATCATGGCCGCGTGGTCGAATCGGCCCGAGGCCAGCTTCATGTTCGAGACTGGACAATGCACCACTGGCACACCGTGTGAGGCCAACAGGGCCATCTCGGCATCCGTCATCCAGATGGCGTGCGCCAGGCTCAAATTCGGCCCCAAACAACCCAAATCGTGCAGATACTCCACGGGTCGCTTGCCATGAGCGGCCAAACAATCCTCCACTTCCTTTTGCGTCTCGGAAAGGTGGGTATGGATCAGCAGGTCATGACGAGCGGCATAGTCCCACAGCCAGCGCAGGGAATCGGACGAAACGGTATAAATGGCGTGAGGCCCCAGAATAAACTGGATGCGGTCGGAATAGGCCGAGCTGGCCGCATGCAGGTCCATGACCTGGCGCTTCATGGACTCAGCCCGGGCGGCATCTCCGAAATCGAAAAACGCCGCCGAAAGGGCCGCGCGCATGCCCATTTCCTCCACGGCACGGGCCGTGCCACGCCAATGCCAGTACATGTCCGTGAAAAAGGTGGTTCCGGATTTGATCATCTCCAGGCAAGCCAGCTTGGCCCCCCAGTAGATGTCGTCCTCGGTCAGCTTGGCCTCGAAAGGCCAGATATGATCGGCCAGCCAGGTATGCAGACTCATGTCGTCGGCATAGCCGCGCATGAGCGTCATGGCCGCGTGGGTGTGGCAGTTGTGAAGCGAGGGCAGGATGGCCTTGCCCGTGCCGTCGATGACGACATCGGCCGGCGCGTCCACGCCAGGGCCGATGGAATCGAAGCGATTGCCGCGAATGAGGACATCCACGGGTTCGCCCTTCAAGCGCACGTTCTTGATCAGAATAGTCACGGGTACCTCCGGTTGCGCCGTAATGAATGGAGGTACCTGATAACGGGATCAACGCCCCGTTGTCCATCAAGGCCTGACAGCGCCCGTCATTGCTGGCCAGCGCAAAGGCCCACAAAAAAGACATGCAGGCGGACATCGTCGGTCAATTCCGGATGAAAGGCCGTGGCCATGAGCCGCCCCTGACGCACGGCCACGGGTTCACCCCGATACCTGGCCAGAATCGTCACGTTCACACCCGTCGCGACAATGCGCGGCGCGCGGATGAACACGGCCGGAAACGGACGCTCCGAATCGGAAATACCCGCCATGGCCACCGTGGCCACGAAGCTGTCCCTTTGCCGGCCGTAGGCATTGCGGGCCACGCCAATATCGAGGCCATCGAGCAGCGACGGCTCGCCGGCCACATCCCTGGCCAGCAGGACAAGTCCGGCGCACACTCCCCAGACCGGGAGGCGCGCGGCAAACCCGCGCAAGTCCCCGGTCAGGGCGAAATCCTGGGCCAAGAGGCGCATGCTCGTACTTTCGCCGCCGGGCAGGATCAGTCCGTCCAATCCGTCAAGATGTTCGGGCAGGCGGACCAGCACGGTCCGCGCGCCCAAGGTGTCAAGCATGGCGACATGCTCGGCGAAAGCGCCCTGCAGGGCCAAAACGCCGATGCGCATCACCAGCCCCGTCCGGCCAACTTCTCCGCGTTGTCCAGGCTGCGCACGGCCACGCCGGACATGGCCTCACCCAGATTTTCACTGATGCGGGCCAGGATGTCCGCGTCGTCGTAATGGGTCACGGCCTGGACAATGGCCCGCGCCCGTTTGGCCGGATCGCCGCTCTTGAAGATGCCCGAACCGACGAACACGCCGTCCATGCCGAGCTGCATCATAAGGGCCGCGTCGGCCGGCGTGGCCACGCCTCCGGCCGCGAAATTGACCACGGGCAAACGGCCCAGCTC
The sequence above is a segment of the Deltaproteobacteria bacterium genome. Coding sequences within it:
- a CDS encoding cob(I)yrinic acid a,c-diamide adenosyltransferase produces the protein MLLIYTGNGKGKTSACVGQAVRALGRGFRVAFGQFMKRPDQAGEQKILAQLLGAAFFACGAGFYRDPADYQRHRSRVEELLGWVRTRLADGLDLLVLDEAVYALGAGLLTAEEMMEMIQLCAARNCHLVLSGRGAPGWLVDRADIVSEIVEVKHVFAQGGKARPGIEF
- a CDS encoding amidohydrolase, with amino-acid sequence MTILIKNVRLKGEPVDVLIRGNRFDSIGPGVDAPADVVIDGTGKAILPSLHNCHTHAAMTLMRGYADDMSLHTWLADHIWPFEAKLTEDDIYWGAKLACLEMIKSGTTFFTDMYWHWRGTARAVEEMGMRAALSAAFFDFGDAARAESMKRQVMDLHAASSAYSDRIQFILGPHAIYTVSSDSLRWLWDYAARHDLLIHTHLSETQKEVEDCLAAHGKRPVEYLHDLGCLGPNLSLAHAIWMTDAEMALLASHGVPVVHCPVSNMKLASGRFDHAAMIRQGVTVALGTDGCASNNNLDMFEEMKFASLLAKLGTMDPTALPARDTFDLATVNGARMFGLEGGRIATGLLADCILVDLNDVRLVPGFNLVSDMVYGADGGCVNTTICNGRVLMRDGKVEGEEEILERVRACVARLTGRQPEADACS
- the pdxT gene encoding pyridoxal 5'-phosphate synthase glutaminase subunit PdxT; the protein is MRIGVLALQGAFAEHVAMLDTLGARTVLVRLPEHLDGLDGLILPGGESTSMRLLAQDFALTGDLRGFAARLPVWGVCAGLVLLARDVAGEPSLLDGLDIGVARNAYGRQRDSFVATVAMAGISDSERPFPAVFIRAPRIVATGVNVTILARYRGEPVAVRQGRLMATAFHPELTDDVRLHVFFVGLCAGQQ
- a CDS encoding pyridoxal 5'-phosphate synthase lyase subunit PdxS; the protein is RVGEGAAMIRTKGEAGTGDVVEAVRHARTVQGEIRRVQLMPAEELMTFAKVIGAPVELLRQVRELGRLPVVNFAAGGVATPADAALMMQLGMDGVFVGSGIFKSGDPAKRARAIVQAVTHYDDADILARISENLGEAMSGVAVRSLDNAEKLAGRGW